Proteins from a genomic interval of Anolis sagrei isolate rAnoSag1 chromosome 1, rAnoSag1.mat, whole genome shotgun sequence:
- the CCNC gene encoding cyclin-C, whose product MAGNFWQSSHYLQWILDKQDLLKERQKDLKFLTEEEYWKLQIFFTNVIQALGEHLKLRQQVIATATVYFKRFYARYSLKSIDPVLMAPTCVFLASKVEEFGVVSNTRLISAATSVLKTRFSYAFPKEFPYRMNHILECEFYLLELMDCCLIVYHPYRPLLQYVQDMGQEDMLLPLAWRIVNDTYRTDLCLLYPPFMIALACLHVACVVQQKDARQWFAELSVDMEKILEIIRVILKLYEQWKNFDERKEMATILSKMPKPKPPPNSEGDQGPNGSQNSSYSQS is encoded by the exons ATGGCAGGGAACTTCTGGCAGAGCTCGCATTA CTTGCAATGGATTTTGGATAAACAAGATCTGTTGAAGGAACGCCAAAAGGACTTAAAATTTTTGACAGAAGAAGAATATTGGAAGCTACAGATATTCTTTACGAATG TCATCCAGGCTTTAGGTGAACATCTGAAATTAAGACAACAAGTTATTGCCACTGCTACTGTCTATTTCAAGAGGTTCTATGCCAG ATACTCCCTAAAAAGTATAGATCCTGTTCTGATGGCTCCCACAtgtgtgtttttggcatctaAAGTAGAG GAGTTTGGTGTAGTTTCAAATACAAGATTGATATCTGCTGCTACTTCTGTAT TGAAAACTAGGTTTTCGTATGCCTTTCCAAAAGAATTTCCTTATAGGATGAATCAT ATACTAGAATGTGAATTCTATCTTTTAGAATTAATG GACTGCTGTTTGATAGTGTATCATCCCTATAGACCTTTACTCCAGTATGTGCAGGATATGGGTCAAGAAGACATGCTGCTGCCACTTGCTTG GAGAATAGTGAATGACACCTATAGAACTGATCTTTGCCTGCTGTACCCTCCTTTCATGATAGCTCTAG CTTGTCTACACGTGGCTTGTGTTGTCCAGCAAAAAGATGCTAGACAATGGTTTGCTGAGCTCTCTGTTGATATGGAAAAG ATTTTAGAAATAATCAGGGTTATCTTGAAACTGTATGAACAATGGAAAAACtttgatgaaaggaaagaaatggcTACAATCCTAAGTAAGATGCCTAAACCAAAACCACCTCCAAACAG TGAAGGTGATCAAGGGCCAAACGGGAGTCAGAATTCTAGTTACAGCCAGTCTTAA
- the TSTD3 gene encoding thiosulfate sulfurtransferase/rhodanese-like domain-containing protein 3 translates to MWRGSWRQLGRVSGALGLRGPATQPCRGPGLHQLARGPCQGALLQPGSGNRRTKPFPVCRFYTTEEDHNKVSYKELKELLDSKAISLIDVREKWEVGKSGGIPGSICIPLGEVAEALQMDPDDFKEKYRQDMPSKSDHLVFSCLAGVRSKQALAAAKSLGFSRVRHYAGGFKEWKDMNLP, encoded by the exons ATGTGGAGGGGCTCCTGGAGGCAGCTGGGCCGTGTTAGTGGCGCCCTTGGCCTCCGGGGCCCAGCCACACAGCCTTGCCGAGGCCCAGGGCTGCACCAGCTGGCTCGGGGTCCCTGCCAAGGCGCTCTCCTTCAGCCCGGCTCTGGCA ATCGCAGAACTAAGCCATTCCCTGTTTGCCGTTTTTATACCACCGAGGAGGACCACAACAAAGTCTCCTACAAGGAACTCAAAGAGTTGCTGGACTCCAAGGCCATTTCGCTTATTGATGTCAGGGAGAAATGGGAGGTCGGGAAATCTGGGGGAATCCCTGGGTCCATCTGCATTCCAC TGGGTGAGGTTGCAGAAGCATTACAGATGGACCCAGACGATTTTAAAGAGAAATATAGGCAAGATATGCCTTCAAAATCAGACCACTTAGTCTTTTCCTGTCTGGCAGGAGTGAGAAGTAAGCAAGCTCTAGCTGCTGCAAAGTCTCTGGGCTTCAGTAG AGTTCGGCATTATGCTGGTGGCTTCAAAGAATGGAAAGATATGAATCTTCCGTGA